Genomic window (Streptomyces sp. NBC_01431):
GCGAAGGCCTCTGGCGCCGGCGGCGTGATTGTCAGCCAGGACAACCCTGCGGCCCAGCAGAGTGACTTCCTCCTCTACCCGGACCCCGACGGCAGCACCTGGCGCTTCGCCCTCAGCAACCGCACGAAAATCACGTCCAACTGGCAGTACGACAACACCGACACCGTCAACGCCCAGGCCCGCATCAACCCCAATGTCTGGACCCGGCTCACCGCCGTCTACAACGCGGACACCGGCCGGATGAGCCTGTACGCCAACGCCGTACTCGTGGGCTCCGGCAATCACAACAAGGCCAACAGTCCCGCGCCCACCGGCCCGCTCGTCTTCGGCCGCTACCAGGCCAAGGGCGCGCCCAACTCCATGAGCACAGGGCTGTACGGAGGCGTCAGCAACCTCGCGATCTACCCGTACGCCGCCTCACTCACCACCCCCGACGCCCGCGGCCCCGTCACCGTCACCAGCTCTGCCGCCACCTGCATCGACACCGACGGCGGGCAGAGCACCGACGGCACAAAGGTTCAGATCTACACCTGCAACCAAACTGCCGCCCAGCAGCTCGAGCTCCGCGACGACGGCTCACTGCGCGTCCAGGGAAAGTGCGTCGAGACCGTCAACAGCGGCACCGCCAACGGCACCCTGATCCAGCTCATGACCTGCAAGGGCACCGCGAACCAGCAGTGGCAGGCCCGTGCCGACGGCAGCTACCTCAATGTCAACGCCCAGCGCTGCATCGACCGGAACAACAACACCCTCGCCAACAAAACGCAGCTGCAGCTGTGGGACTGCAAGGGCATCGACTCCCAGACCTGGACCACCCCCAGCCTTGGCACCGCTGCCCTGCCCGCCCCCGCACCGCTGCCCGACAACGGCAAGGCGCCCACGCTGCCGGACAGCGGACTGCTCCACAACGCCAACAGCCGCTCCTGCCTGGAGATCAACAACTCCAGCAAGGACGATGGAGAGGCCGCCCAGCAGTGGGCGTGCAACGGACAGGCCGGCGCCAACTGGCAGTTCCACCCCACCGCCACCGCGGGTGTTTACGAGATCGTCAACGCCAATAGCGGCAAGTGCCTGGAAATCGGCAACGCCAACACGGCCAACGGCGCCCACGCCCAGCAATGGACCTGCGTCCACAACGCCGCACAACAGTGGACCATCCAGCCCATCGACAACACAGGCAACTGGAACATCACCAACCTCAACAGCGGCAAAGCCCTGGAAATCGACAGCTCCAGCAAGGCCGACGGAGCCCCCGCCCAGCAATGGACCCACACCGCCGACCCCAACCAGCCCAACCAGAGCTGGTACCTGTAGCCAGCACCAACTGACATAGCGTCACAGCACCACCTGCACCACCAACGGCCGGCCGCCTACCTCGCCACGGGGAAGGCGGCCGGCCGTCAGTCTGTCGAGCCCCTCCCCCAGGGCACTCCGATCGAGCAAACGGGATGCCGGGTGATCCGGCGGGATGTCAACGTCCATCTTCGGCGCGTCCGCGATGGTAGCGAGGAGCAGGACGCTTCATCAGTACCGCCGCCGCGGGAACGGCCACGACAGCGAGTTGTCGCAACCCAACGGCCCGCCAGAGGGCCAAGCGACGTACCCCGAACCTGCTGGTAGGGCAAACGGCGGACCGTGGCCCTCGCTCTCCAGCCCAAACTGTCCGCCGCTGGGAATCCCATCGTCCGCTCCGGCGCAGCAGGTGCCACGCACAGGAGACGGCGCTGGTCAGGGCCCGATCCGCCAGCAGCAAGCCCACCATACGAAGCAGGGCAGTGACTCGGCGGACACAACTCACTCACGGACACGCCCGCGCAGAACGTCGGCAAGTCCAGGGGGCCTTCTTAAAAATCTTCAGCGAGCTTTCGCGGACTGGGGTGAGAGAAAAAGTGCTGGTCAGCGCCCGATTCGCCCAGGGCTTGGCCGACACACGGCAGGGCTACAGCTCCCTGGCAGCAGACCGGTAGCGACCTGGAGGCAAGGCTGTGACGGGGGCGGCTGGCGCGATGGGCGGCGACCCCATCCGCCGCATCGAGGCTAGGAGCCGCCATGCGCCCCACGTCCCTTCGTCCCCACCGCCCGCTCTCGTTGGTGTCACCCCTGGACCAGGTCGAGTCCGCGTTCCTCTCGCTGGCCGCAGGGGCCAGCCCGCTCTGCGTGCCGGTGGCGCTGTCCGCCGACTCAGACACCGTCAGCTCGCTGTCCGTCGCCCGGGTCCGTGCGCAGATGGTGCACCCCAGCTGCACCGAGCGGGCCCGTGCCGCGGTGTGGAGTGAAATCCTGCGCCGACGGGCGCTGTTCGGGGAGCCGTGGGGCACCGTCGCCGTCGGCCTCACCATCCCCGCGCTGCGGCGCACCTTGTCCCGGCTGCCGCGACTGGTGGAAGTGGAGGCATGTGAGCTGGAGCAGGAGGTCCTGGCGGCGGTCATCGCCGAACTCGCCGTCCTGACCATGGATGAGCCGCAGGCCGGGCTGCGGCTGGTGCGGGCCGGTGACCGGGCCGCGCACCGTCTGCTGTACGCCGCGCAGCGCACACGGCGCATCGAGGCCCTGCCGCTCGATGAGAACGCGGTGCCGCAGCCCCTGGCCGCCCGAGGCATGGCGGAGGTGTTCGCCGTGCTCCTGCGGGCCGTCCGTGCCGGGGTCCTCACCGAGAGGGAGGCTGAACTCATCGCACAGACCAGGCTGGAGCGCCAGGTGATGGCCAAGGCGGCGAGCACGGTGGGTATGAGTGTGCGCGCCGCCTTCCGCCACCGGGGCGCCGCCGAGCGGCGCCTGGCAGGCGCGCTGGCTGCGCAGGAGTTCTGAGGCCCCGGTGGCACGATCGGGCCCCGCTTTTCTCCTTAAGAGAGTGAGAGCACCTACGGAACCCCCAGTGTCGTAGCCACTCTCATCTCCCTCTCGTCCCTGGGAGTTCGGGCACGGCGTCTCGTGCTGACACCCCGAACCCGCCCCTCCCGCATCCAGCGGCTCACCTTGCCTGCAAGGAGGTGAAGCGCTGTCGCGGGCCAGCCTGGACTCCCAGGGACGGAACTCTCATCGCCCCTCTCCTCCTTTCTCGCTCACCTGCTGCCTGCGCCTTCACGAGGAGGTGTGTGTCCGTGCCCGTACTTCTGCGCCCGCTGCGGGCAAGGACCCGCCGACTGACGTGGCGCCAACTGGGCCGTATCGCTGTCCGGGTCCTGTTCATGACGGCATGCGCGCTCGCCGCCCTGCTGGCGCATCCACGGAGCTCGTGGGCCGTCGCGGACGTCCCCACAGTGATCAACAATCTGCGGAACTGGATCCTGGGGCTGCTGACCGGACTGGCCACGCTGTTCCTCACCTTCGGCGGGCTGCGCTACCTGATGGCCGGAGGTGACCCGGGCGAAGTCGAGGCGGCCAAACGGGCCTTGAAGGCCGCGGCCATCGGCTACGGCCTGGCCATCCTCGCCCCCGTCCTGGTCACCGTCCTGCAGAGCATCGTCGGAGCCGGAACATGACGGCCCGCCGCATCCTCGCCTCCGTTGTGGTGACAACCGCGCTGCTGCTTGGCGCGACGGCCCTGGTCTCGCCGCCTGCGCACGCCACTTCGGTCTCCGCCCCGGCCGGGATCCGGTTGGCGCCTGCTGAGCCCGAACCTGTCCCGGCAGCCGCACCTGCGCCGCAACTCACACCGGCCCCAGCGCCCACACCCGGCCCGACCCCGCAACCGACCCCCGCTCCCGCACCGGGGCCGCTCCCGACACCCGGCCCTTCCACACCGCGCCCCCAGCCGTCTCGCCCGCCGGAGCCCGCACCGGGCTTGGTCCCGCCCGCCTGCGAGGTGGCCGGGATCCCCTGTGACAAGGGCAGCACCGGCTTCGGCAGCCTCCTCGATGTCCCCGCCGTGATCGTCAATGCGATCACGGCATTCCTCGGGACACTCGTCGACCAGATCATGAAGCCGCTGCGGGAACTCCTCGGCGCCACCCTGCTGTCCACGCCCGATGTCACCGAGCAGGCCGACATCAAACGCCTGTGGACCGGTTCCCTCGGACTCGCGGGCGGGATCTACGTGCTGTTCGTGACCGCGGGCGGGCTCACGGTCATGGCGCACGAGACCCTGCAGAGCCGCTACGCGCTCAAGCAGATCGCGCCGCGCCTGCTGATCGGGATCATCGCCGCTGCGATCTCGCTGACCGCGACGGGCAAGGCCATCTCCCTGGCCAACGCTCTCTCCCACGCTCTCATGGGTACCGACGCCTCCGACGCCGGCAAGGGACTGATCGAACGGGTCATCCCGTTCGCTCTGTTCGGTGGCCAGGGCTTGGCCCTGTACGTGTTGTTGATCGCGATCCTCATGATCCTTCTGATCCTGGCCGTCCTCGTCGGCTACATCGTCCGGGTCGCGGTCATCGCGGTGATCGCCGTCTCGGGGCCGCTCGCCCTGTCCTGCTACGCGCACCCGGTCACCGACCAGGTGGCCCGGATGTGGTGGCGCGCGCTGGCCGGGTGTCTGACGATCCAGGTCGCCCAGTCCGTCACGCTGATCGTCGCGCTGAAGGTGTTCTTCGCCCCGGGGGCCACCCTGCTCGGCTTCCCCAAGCCGAACCAGCTCGGGACTCTGCTGGCCGGGCTCGCCCTGTTCTGGATCCTGTTCAAGATCCCGGGCTGGTGTGCGCGAGTCGTCTTCCGTTCCACTCCCCTGCACCCCCAACTCCCCGCTCCGCTGCGGATGTTGCAGTCGGTTGCCTTGTGGCGACTGATCAACCGGTACGTTCCCGGCGCCGCGGTGCTGCGCCGTCGCGCCGGGGGTGGCGGTGGTGGGCGGCCTGGCGGACCGGGTGGGCGCGGTAGACCGTCGGGCGGCCCGCGCGGTGGTGGTAGCCGTCCCGGCCGTGCACCGGGCGGTGGGGGTGGTGGCCGGCTCCCGGTGCCGGGCGGCCTCGCCGGACTCGCCCTGCGCCGGGGCAGGGCCCTGGTCGCGAGAGCCCGCTCGCGCGCCAGCAGTCGTGCGCCCGCTGCCACAGCGGCAACCGGAGGCCACGTCGCCACCCCCACCGGCTTGCGCACGGCTCGGCGCGGTGGCGCACCGCCCGGCCCAGCGCGCGGGACCGCAGGCCCCCGCTCGGTCATCCATCCCTCGCAGGCCCGTCGCACCCGGCAGTTGACGCTGCCCATTCCTGCCAAGCGCGTCCCGGCCCGTCCCGGGCGGCCAATCCAGCTGAGCCTGCCGGTCACCGCTCAGCGAGTGCCGCGCAACGCCCGCACCACCTCCAACCCCCTGGCAGGCGCGCCCCCGGCGGCGCCCCGGCCAGCCGCCGTACCGGCGCCGGTACGGCGTGTGCGACAGATGGCGCTCCCGGTACCCGCCGCCCGCGTCCGCACCCGCCCGGTCCGGCCTGTGCAGTTGCGTCTGCCCCTTGAACCACCCGCTCCCCCGTCCCCTTCCCGGAGGTGAACCGCGATGACCGCCGACCTGGACGACGAGCACGTGACCTCGGCCCGGATCCCCGCCGATGTGTCCAAGGCCGACCGCATTCTTGGCCCGTTGACCGCACGTCAGACCGCGATCCTGGCCGTCGCCGGGCTGATGCTGTACGGCGGGTACTGGGCATCTCGCCCGTTCATGCATCCCCTCGCCTATGCGGCGCTGACCGCGCCGGTCGCGGTGGTCGTGACGGTCATCGCGGTGGGGCGGCGGGACGGCATCGGCCTGGACCGTCTCCTGCTCGCCGCCGTCCACTACCACCGCACGCCCAAACGGCGCGTTCCCGCTGCCGAAGGCGTCCAGCCACTCCCGGAGTTCGTTCCCGCAGAGTGGCGGACGCAGGTCGGCCCAGCCCCAGCCGTGCTCGACCTGCCATGCCGGGAGGTATCCGAGACCGGTGTGCTGGGCCTCGCGAGGGATGGGCACAGTGCGCTCGCGGTGTGCTCCACGGTCAATTTCCACCTGCGCACCGGCGGGGAACAGCAGGCGCTGACCGAAGCGTTCGCCCGCTGGCTCAACTCGCTGACCGGTCCGACCCAGGTCCTGGTGCGCGCCCACCGCCTCGACGTCACCCCCCTCGTCGACGAGCTAACCCAGCTCGCACCTACGCTGACGCACCCCGCGCTGGAGCGGGCCGCGCGCGCTCATGGCGGCTTCCTCACCGGGCTCGCCGCGGAACGGGACCTGCTCACCCGCCAGGTCCTGCTGGTGACCCGCGAGCCCGCAGCTTCCAGCGGGGCGCGGGCGAGCCATCGCCTCACCGAAGCCGCGCGCGCTCTGGAAGCCGCCGAGATCACCGTCACACCGCTGGACACGGAGGCAGCCACCGACATGGTCCGTCCCGCCGCCGACCCCGACGCGCTCCCCCTGGCAGGCCTGTGATGCTCCACCGACTCCTTGACCACCGAACTCGTAACTCCAGCCGGGTGGTTGATGCGAGCGCTGAGCTGGCCTTCCTGGGACCGGACGCGATTGAAGTCCATTCCCGCACCCTGGCGGTGGGTAGTCATCTCGCCGCCACGCTGATCGTGACCGGCTATCCGGCCGAGGTCGTTCCCGGCTGGCTTGATCCGCTGCTGACCTACCCCGGCCGCCTCGACATCGCCCTGCACATCGAACCGACTCCCAGCCCTTTGGCCGCGCAGCAGCTCAAGAAGCAGCGGGCCCGCCTGGAATCCTCGCGCCGCACCGACTGGGGCCACGGGCGCCTGGACGACCCGGACACCGAGGCAGCCGCCCAGGACGCAGCCGACCTCGCGTACCGCATCGCCCGCGGCGAGGGGAAACTCTTCCAGCTCGGCCTGTACATGACCGTCTACGGCCAGGACGAGGAGCACCTGGCGGACGAGGTGGCACAGGTCCGTGCGATCGCCGAGTCCCTGCTGGTGTCGACCGCGCCTGCCACCTACCGGGCGTTGCCCGGCTGGCTGGCCACCCTCCCCTTCGGCCTGGACACGCTGAAGGTGCGGCGCACCTTCGACACCGAGGCGCTGGCCGCCTGTTTCCCCTTCGCCTCTCCCGACCTGCCCGCGAGCGCCGCGATGTCGCCGGGCGGTGTGCTGTACGGGGTCAATACGGCCAGTGGGTCGCTGGTGTTGTGGGACCGCTTCGCCCAGGACAACTACAACTCGATCCTGTTGGCGCGGTCCGGGGCCGGCAAGTCGTATCTGACGAAGCTGGAGCTGCTGCGGCTGCTGTTCACCGGTACCGAGGCGATGGTCATCGACCCCGAGGACGAGTACGTACGCCTGGCCGAGGCGGTCGGTGGCAGCGTCATCCGCCTCGGTGACCCCGATGTGCGGCTCAACCCCTTCGACCTGCCCCCGAGGGGTGAGGAGGGCGAGGATGTCCTGACCCGGCGGGTGCTGTTCCTGCACACCTTCCTGGCCGTCCTGCTCGGCAGTGAACTCTCCGCCACCGAACGGGCCGTGCTGGACAAGGCGGTGCTGGCCACCTACCGCGCGGCCGGGATCACTGCCGATCCGGCCACGTGGACGCGCCCGGCGCCGCGGCTGGGCGATCTCGCCGCCCAGCTGACGGCCTTGCCGGATCCGGCAGCGGGCACCCTGGCCGCGCGTCTGGACCCGTACGTGGCCGGTTCGCACCGGCAGTTGTTCGCGGGTCCCACCACGACCCGGCCCGCCGGGCACCTGGTCGTCTTCTCCCTTCGGGAGATCCCCGAGGAGCTGAAGAGTGCGGGCATGCTGCTGGCTCTTGATGCGATCTGGCAGCAGGTGGCCCACACCGGTGCGCGCCGCAGGCGTCTGATCGTGGTCGACGAGGCGTGGCTCTTGATGCGGGACGGCCACGGGGCACGGTTCCTGTTCAAGATGGCCAAGGCGGCGCGCAAGTACTGGACGGGCCTTGCGGTGGTCACCCAGGACGCCGACGACGTCCTGGCGTCCGATCTCGGGAGGGCGATTGTCAGCAACGCGGCCACCCAGCTGCTGATGCGTCAGGCCCCGCAGGCCATCGACCAGATCGGAGGCGCCTTCCGTCTCTCCCGGGGCGAGCGTCATCATCTGCTGTCTGCGCCCCGGGGCTGTGCTCTCCTGCTGTCGGGCCGTACGAAGATCTCGTTCAGCCCTCTCGCCTCCCCCGACGAACACGACCTCATCACCACGGACCCGGTCGAGCTCCAGGCCCGCGAGCAGGATCCGCAGGACGAGGCGGACGACCCGTACGGGCTGCCGGACCTGACAGGCCTCGAACCATGAGCGCCCAGGGTCCGGGCGGACTGCTCGGCGACTTCCTGACCGACCCCAACCGCCTGGTCCCTGCGCTGATTGACGCCAGTGTTGGCTATCTCGCGGGCTCCTGGCCGTGGCTGGCTCCGATCGCCGTGCTGGCGGCCGCCGCCACAGTCGCCGGGCGCACCACACTCCTGCGGCGGCGCCAGCGGGTGCTCGGCGACGGGGCGCGCCTGGTGACCGTGCTCGCCCCGCCCACCGTGCCCGCTGGGGGCGGCGAAGTGCTCTGGGCCCAGCTGTCGGGCCTGCTCAGACCCTGGTACCAGCGCCTGCTGCACGGTCAGCCGCACGTCGGCTTCGAATACGCCTGGAGCAGCGGCGGGTTGTCCGTGCGGCTGTGGCTGCCCGGCAGTATCGCCACCGCGCTCGTGCGCCGCGCTGTCGAGGCCGCCTGGCCCGGCGCCCACACCACCCTCACCGATGCCACCGCCCCGTTCCCCGCGACGCACGAGTGCACGGCTGGGCGTCTACGGCTGGCCCGCCCGGAGATCCTGCCGCTCCGCACCGACCACAAGAGTGATCCGCTGCGCGCGCTGCTCCAGGCCGCGACCGGTATGGCCGACGGCGAACACGCCCTCGTGCAGGTGCTGGCCCGCCCCGCGACCGGAGCCCGGCTGCGCCGCGCCCAACGCCAGGCCCGCCGCCTGAAAGCCGGCCGCACCGCACCCCGCCCATCGTCGGTCTTCCGGCTGTTCGCCCACACCCCGCAGCGCACCACCCCGGCCGCCACCGACCCCTCCCACGGCACCGAGGTACGCCAGAGCGTCAATAAACTCACCGGCCCCCAGTGGGAGGTCCAACTCCGCTACGCCGCAGCCCTCCCCTCCACAACCGCCTCTCCCGACGACCTCCGGGCCCGACTGCGCGGCCGGGCCCACGCCCTCGCCTCCGCGTTCTCGCTGTACGCGGCCCGCAACTGGCTCTCCCGCCACCGCCTGCCCGCCCCGCACCCGGCCTTGAGCAGCCGCCACTTCCTGGGGCGCGGCGATTTGCTGTCGGTGCCCGAACTCGCCGCCCTCGCCCACCTTCCCGTCGACGCCGACGCCCCCGGCCTGGCCCGCGCGGGCGCCCGCTCCATCGCACCGCCCCCGACCGTCCCCCGCCCCGGGCCTGGCATCAGACCGCTCGGCTGCGCGGACACCGGCAATCGCCGCGCCGTCGGGCTCACGGTGCCCGATGCCCGCCATCACCTCCACCTCATGGGCGCCACCGGCTCCGGGAAATCCACGCTGGTCGGCAACCTCGTCCTCGACGACGTCGACGCGGGCCGCGGCGCGATCGTCATCGACCCCAAGGGCGACCTCGTCGCCGACCTCCTGCACCGCCTACCGAACTCGTGCGCCGAGCGGCTCGTGGTGATCGACCCCGACGATGTCCACGTCCCGCCCTGCCTGAACGTGCTGGACGGCACGGACATCGACGTCGTCGTCGACAACATCACCGGCATCTTCCGCCGCATCTTCTCCGCGTTCTGGGGCCCGCGGACCGACGACATCATGCGGGCGGCCTGCCTCACCCTGCTGCGCCACGCGGCGGCCACCCAGCGTCTGGTCACCCTCGCCGACATCCCGCGCCTGCTCGGCGAACCCGCCTACCGCCTCCGCATGGTCCCCACCGTCAAGGACCCCGTCCTCAAAGGGTTCTGGATGTGGTACGAGTCGCTATCCGAGCCCTCCCGCGCAGCGGTGGTCGGACCGGTGATGAACAAACTCCGCGCGTTCCTGCTGCGCTCCTTCGCCCGAGCGGCCATCGCCTCCGGAGAGTCCACCTTCCACCTGCCCGACGTCCTGGACGGCGGCATCCTCCTGGCCCGCCTCCCCAAAGGCGCCCTGGGGGAGGAAACCTGCCGGCTGCTCGGCTCCTTCATCGTCGCCAAGACCTGGCAGGCCGCCGCCGCCCGCGCCCGCACCCCCGAAACCGACCGCATCGACGCCTCCCTCTACATCGACGAGGCCCACAACTTCCTCACCCTCCCCTACCCGCTGGAGGACATGCTCGCCGAGGCCCGCGGCTACCGGCTGTCCATGGTCCTGGCCCACCAGCACCTCGCCCAGCTCCCCCGCGACCTGCGCGAAGGGATCTCCGCCAACGCCCGCAACAAGATCTTCTTCAACACCTCCCCCGAAGACGCTGCCCAGCTGGAGCGGCACACCCTGCCCACCCTTGGCGCCCACGACCTGGCCCACCTCGGCCCCTACCAGGCCGCCGCCCACCTCCTGGCCGGCGGCGCCAAAGCCGCAGCGTTCACCCTCACCACCCGCCCCCTGACCCCGGCCGTGCCCGGGCGCTCGGCCGAACTGCGGGCCGCAGCCGCCCGCCGGGTCGGCGGCACCACCAGCCGCTCGCCCCACCTGCCCCTCTAGGCCCCCTACCGCAGGAGAAGGTCATGCCCACGACCAGCCCGAACCCCGGCTACGTCCCCCGCGCCGCGTCCCGTCGACGCCGCCCCGCCCAACCAGCCCGGACCCGAACCGACTTGGCTCATCTGGCCACCCGCCTCACCAGCCGCGATGTATGGCTCATCGAGATGCTCCACGAGCACAGGGTCCTCACCTCCCACCACATCACCGCCCTCGCCTTCACCGGGCACCGCACCGCCAACCGCCGCCTGCGCGAGCTGTACTTCCTCGGTGTCCTCGACTCCTTCCGCCCCTTGCGTCAGACCGGCTCCGCCCCCGAGCACTACACCCTCGGCAAGGCCGGGGCCGAACTCCTCGCCGCCCGCGCCGGCACCGACCTCCCAGCCACCGGCTGGCGCAAAGACACCTGCGCCCGCATCGCCTTCTCCCCCACCCTGGAACACACCCTCGGCGTCAACACCCTCCTCGTCCACTTCGCCGCCACCGGACAACTGCCGGTGTGGCTGTCCGAACGCTCCGCCACCCGGCTGTGGGGCGACTGGATCCACCCCGACGCCTACGCCCACCAAACAGTCGCCACCGGTCAACTCCTGCCGTTCTTCCTGGAGTACGACACCGGCTCCTACAACCTCGCCCGACTCGAAGCAAAACTCCCCGGCTACGCGGCACTGGCCACCACCACCGCCACCCGCACCCCACTGCTCATCCACACCGCCACCGCAGCCCGCGAAGCCGCCCTGCGCCGCCGCCTCACCGACACCGCCGACCGCCTCGACCTGCCCGTCGCCACCGCCAACGCCCAGCTCGCCGAACCGACCGGCGCCGCCTGGCTGCCCCTGGGCCCCACCCCAGGCAAGAGGCTCATGCCCGCCGAACTCGCCACCCACTGGCATGACCTCATCCCCGCACTCACCCCGGAAACAGCGATGCCGCAGCCCGCCCGTCACACCACCCTGCCGTGGCACCCCGTCCCACCCCAGCCCCCAACAGCGGGTGCGTGAGCGTGAGCGCGCTCGCCAAGACCGCGGGCGGGGTGGGCTGCACCATCCTCGCCCTCCCCCTCCTCGCCGCCCTCACCATCGCCGCGCTACTCAACTCACTCGCCCCCGGCGGCGGCGCGGCCGCCGCGCCCAGCAGCCGCGCACTCAGGGACATTCCCCCGACCATGCTGGCCCTCTATCAGCGGGCAGCCCCCGCATGCCCGGGCCTGTCCTGGACCATCCTGGCCGCCATCGGCAAGGTCGAGACCGACCACGCCCGCCACCCCACCATGATCTCCACGGCAGGTGCCGTCGGACCGATGCAATTCCTCCCGACCACCTTCGCGGCATACGCCTACCCGGTCCCGCCCGGCGGGGAGAACCCGCCCACCCCCTGGGACCCGGTCGACGCCGTCTACGCCGCCGCCCGCATGCTGTGCGCCAACGGAGCTCGCGGCGGCACCAACCTGCACCGGGCTGTACTCGCCTACAATCACTCCGAGCAGTACGTAGCCGAAGTCCTGCGCATCGCCGGTCAGTACGCAGTCACTGTTCCGGCTCCCAGCGGGGCCGCAGCCACCGCGGTGTCCTTTGCGCGCCGCCAGATCGGCGCCCCGTACGTGTGGGGCGGCAACGGACCCGCCGACGGCGGCTTCGACTGCTCCGGACTGACCCAAGCCGCCTACCACGCCGCCGGCCTCACCATCCCCCGCGTGGCACAAGCCCAGTACAGCGCCGGACCCCGCATCCCCGCCAACTCCCCACTCGCGCCAGGTGACTTGCTGTTCTTCGGCACCAGCCCCAGCAACATCACCCACGTCGGCATCTACAGTCAGCCCGGCCTCATGATCGACGCACCCCACCCCGGAGCAGTAGTCCGCGAACGCCCCATCGACATCAGCCGCCGGACCGACTTCCAAGGTGCCACCCGGCCCGCCAGCCACGGCAGTACCCGATGACACCTCCCACCCCGGCCGAGGCCCATTCCCT
Coding sequences:
- a CDS encoding C40 family peptidase; this translates as MSVSALAKTAGGVGCTILALPLLAALTIAALLNSLAPGGGAAAAPSSRALRDIPPTMLALYQRAAPACPGLSWTILAAIGKVETDHARHPTMISTAGAVGPMQFLPTTFAAYAYPVPPGGENPPTPWDPVDAVYAAARMLCANGARGGTNLHRAVLAYNHSEQYVAEVLRIAGQYAVTVPAPSGAAATAVSFARRQIGAPYVWGGNGPADGGFDCSGLTQAAYHAAGLTIPRVAQAQYSAGPRIPANSPLAPGDLLFFGTSPSNITHVGIYSQPGLMIDAPHPGAVVRERPIDISRRTDFQGATRPASHGSTR
- a CDS encoding replication-relaxation family protein; protein product: MPTTSPNPGYVPRAASRRRRPAQPARTRTDLAHLATRLTSRDVWLIEMLHEHRVLTSHHITALAFTGHRTANRRLRELYFLGVLDSFRPLRQTGSAPEHYTLGKAGAELLAARAGTDLPATGWRKDTCARIAFSPTLEHTLGVNTLLVHFAATGQLPVWLSERSATRLWGDWIHPDAYAHQTVATGQLLPFFLEYDTGSYNLARLEAKLPGYAALATTTATRTPLLIHTATAAREAALRRRLTDTADRLDLPVATANAQLAEPTGAAWLPLGPTPGKRLMPAELATHWHDLIPALTPETAMPQPARHTTLPWHPVPPQPPTAGA
- a CDS encoding pilin translates to MTACALAALLAHPRSSWAVADVPTVINNLRNWILGLLTGLATLFLTFGGLRYLMAGGDPGEVEAAKRALKAAAIGYGLAILAPVLVTVLQSIVGAGT
- a CDS encoding VirB4 family type IV secretion system protein; this translates as MVDASAELAFLGPDAIEVHSRTLAVGSHLAATLIVTGYPAEVVPGWLDPLLTYPGRLDIALHIEPTPSPLAAQQLKKQRARLESSRRTDWGHGRLDDPDTEAAAQDAADLAYRIARGEGKLFQLGLYMTVYGQDEEHLADEVAQVRAIAESLLVSTAPATYRALPGWLATLPFGLDTLKVRRTFDTEALAACFPFASPDLPASAAMSPGGVLYGVNTASGSLVLWDRFAQDNYNSILLARSGAGKSYLTKLELLRLLFTGTEAMVIDPEDEYVRLAEAVGGSVIRLGDPDVRLNPFDLPPRGEEGEDVLTRRVLFLHTFLAVLLGSELSATERAVLDKAVLATYRAAGITADPATWTRPAPRLGDLAAQLTALPDPAAGTLAARLDPYVAGSHRQLFAGPTTTRPAGHLVVFSLREIPEELKSAGMLLALDAIWQQVAHTGARRRRLIVVDEAWLLMRDGHGARFLFKMAKAARKYWTGLAVVTQDADDVLASDLGRAIVSNAATQLLMRQAPQAIDQIGGAFRLSRGERHHLLSAPRGCALLLSGRTKISFSPLASPDEHDLITTDPVELQAREQDPQDEADDPYGLPDLTGLEP
- a CDS encoding type IV secretory system conjugative DNA transfer family protein, which gives rise to MSAQGPGGLLGDFLTDPNRLVPALIDASVGYLAGSWPWLAPIAVLAAAATVAGRTTLLRRRQRVLGDGARLVTVLAPPTVPAGGGEVLWAQLSGLLRPWYQRLLHGQPHVGFEYAWSSGGLSVRLWLPGSIATALVRRAVEAAWPGAHTTLTDATAPFPATHECTAGRLRLARPEILPLRTDHKSDPLRALLQAATGMADGEHALVQVLARPATGARLRRAQRQARRLKAGRTAPRPSSVFRLFAHTPQRTTPAATDPSHGTEVRQSVNKLTGPQWEVQLRYAAALPSTTASPDDLRARLRGRAHALASAFSLYAARNWLSRHRLPAPHPALSSRHFLGRGDLLSVPELAALAHLPVDADAPGLARAGARSIAPPPTVPRPGPGIRPLGCADTGNRRAVGLTVPDARHHLHLMGATGSGKSTLVGNLVLDDVDAGRGAIVIDPKGDLVADLLHRLPNSCAERLVVIDPDDVHVPPCLNVLDGTDIDVVVDNITGIFRRIFSAFWGPRTDDIMRAACLTLLRHAAATQRLVTLADIPRLLGEPAYRLRMVPTVKDPVLKGFWMWYESLSEPSRAAVVGPVMNKLRAFLLRSFARAAIASGESTFHLPDVLDGGILLARLPKGALGEETCRLLGSFIVAKTWQAAAARARTPETDRIDASLYIDEAHNFLTLPYPLEDMLAEARGYRLSMVLAHQHLAQLPRDLREGISANARNKIFFNTSPEDAAQLERHTLPTLGAHDLAHLGPYQAAAHLLAGGAKAAAFTLTTRPLTPAVPGRSAELRAAAARRVGGTTSRSPHLPL
- a CDS encoding PrgI family protein, producing the protein MTADLDDEHVTSARIPADVSKADRILGPLTARQTAILAVAGLMLYGGYWASRPFMHPLAYAALTAPVAVVVTVIAVGRRDGIGLDRLLLAAVHYHRTPKRRVPAAEGVQPLPEFVPAEWRTQVGPAPAVLDLPCREVSETGVLGLARDGHSALAVCSTVNFHLRTGGEQQALTEAFARWLNSLTGPTQVLVRAHRLDVTPLVDELTQLAPTLTHPALERAARAHGGFLTGLAAERDLLTRQVLLVTREPAASSGARASHRLTEAARALEAAEITVTPLDTEAATDMVRPAADPDALPLAGL